A genomic stretch from Georgenia muralis includes:
- a CDS encoding acetyl/propionyl/methylcrotonyl-CoA carboxylase subunit alpha, whose translation MTSTVSQPAERRLTKVLIANRGEIAVRVARACADAGIATVAVYADSDRDALHVTLADEAFALGGMRAAETYLDAGKLLDVARRCGADAIHPGYGFLSENADFARAVEAAGLVWIGPPPSAIEALGDKVTARHIAQRVGAPLVPGTADPVSGPEEVLAFADAHGLPVAIKAAYGGGGRGLKVARSREQIPELFDSAVREATAAFGRGECFVERFLDRPRHVETQCLADAHGTVVVVSTRDCSLQRRHQKLVEEAPAPFLTAEQESNLVSASRAILREAGYVGAGTCEFLVGTDGTISFLEVNTRLQVEHPVTEEVSGIDLVREQLRIAAGEPLGYDEVAVRGHSIELRINGEDPASGFMPAPGTISSLTWPSGPGVRVDSGVVAGDAVSGAFDSMLAKVIVTGATRTQAIERARRALREAEVVGLPTVLPFHRGVLAEPDFVAADGAESFRVHTTWIETDYAERLRALPSTRTQPSPAAAEEEAPATERVVVEVGGKRLEVVIPAALGISASRGAGRRPLRRTARATAGVGTNGKGLTSPMQGTIVKVAVADGEIVAAGDLVVVLEAMKMEQPLLAHRAGRVHSMSAAVGQNVTSGAVICQIDPLDDGDSTD comes from the coding sequence ATGACGAGCACCGTGAGCCAGCCGGCCGAGCGCCGGCTCACCAAGGTGCTCATCGCCAACCGCGGCGAGATCGCGGTGCGCGTCGCCCGGGCCTGCGCCGACGCCGGCATCGCCACCGTGGCGGTCTACGCCGACAGCGACCGCGACGCCCTGCACGTCACGCTCGCCGACGAGGCCTTCGCCCTGGGCGGGATGCGGGCCGCCGAGACCTACCTCGACGCCGGCAAGCTCCTCGACGTCGCCCGCCGGTGCGGCGCCGACGCCATCCACCCCGGGTACGGGTTCCTCTCCGAGAACGCCGACTTCGCGCGCGCCGTCGAGGCCGCCGGCCTGGTGTGGATCGGTCCGCCGCCGTCGGCGATCGAGGCCCTGGGCGACAAGGTCACCGCCCGGCACATCGCCCAGCGCGTGGGCGCCCCGCTGGTGCCCGGCACCGCCGACCCCGTCTCCGGCCCGGAGGAGGTCCTCGCCTTCGCCGACGCGCACGGTCTCCCGGTGGCCATCAAGGCGGCGTACGGCGGCGGTGGACGCGGGCTGAAGGTGGCCCGGAGCCGGGAGCAGATCCCCGAGCTCTTCGACTCCGCCGTGCGCGAGGCGACGGCGGCGTTCGGGCGCGGCGAGTGCTTCGTCGAGCGCTTCCTCGACCGTCCCCGCCACGTGGAGACCCAGTGCCTCGCCGACGCGCACGGCACCGTGGTCGTGGTCTCCACCCGTGACTGCTCCCTCCAGCGCCGCCACCAGAAGCTCGTCGAGGAGGCGCCGGCACCGTTCCTCACCGCCGAGCAGGAGAGCAACCTCGTGTCGGCCTCCCGGGCGATCCTGCGTGAGGCCGGCTACGTCGGCGCGGGCACGTGCGAGTTCCTCGTCGGCACGGACGGGACCATCTCCTTCCTCGAGGTCAACACCCGCCTCCAGGTCGAGCACCCGGTCACCGAGGAGGTCTCGGGCATCGACCTCGTGCGCGAGCAGCTGCGGATCGCCGCCGGTGAGCCGCTCGGCTACGACGAGGTCGCCGTCCGCGGCCACAGCATCGAGCTGCGGATCAACGGCGAGGACCCGGCCTCCGGCTTCATGCCGGCGCCGGGCACCATCAGCTCCCTGACGTGGCCGAGCGGCCCGGGCGTGCGGGTGGACTCCGGGGTGGTGGCCGGCGACGCCGTCTCCGGTGCCTTCGACTCCATGCTCGCCAAGGTCATCGTCACCGGCGCCACCCGCACCCAGGCCATCGAGCGGGCGCGCCGGGCGCTGCGCGAGGCCGAGGTGGTCGGGCTGCCGACCGTGCTGCCGTTCCACCGCGGCGTGCTGGCCGAGCCCGACTTCGTGGCCGCGGACGGGGCGGAGTCCTTCCGGGTGCACACCACCTGGATCGAGACCGACTACGCCGAGCGCCTGCGGGCCCTGCCCTCCACCCGGACGCAGCCCTCCCCCGCCGCGGCCGAGGAGGAGGCCCCCGCGACCGAGCGGGTCGTCGTCGAGGTCGGCGGCAAGCGCCTGGAGGTGGTCATCCCCGCCGCGCTGGGCATCTCCGCCTCCCGGGGTGCCGGCCGCCGGCCGCTGCGACGCACCGCCCGGGCCACGGCGGGCGTCGGCACCAACGGCAAGGGCCTGACCTCACCGATGCAGGGCACGATCGTCAAGGTCGCCGTCGCCGACGGCGAGATCGTCGCCGCCGGGGACCTCGTGGTGGTGCTGGAGGCGATGAAGATGGAGCAGCCGCTCCTCGCCCACCGCGCCGGCCGGGTGCACTCGATGAGCGCCGCGGTGGGGCAGAACGTCACCAGCGGCGCGGTCATCTGCCAGATCGACCCCCTCGACGACGGCGACAGCACGGACTGA
- a CDS encoding NUDIX domain-containing protein, producing the protein MGPEEHRPPDGRVHRRSGDGWVDCSCGDEHWGLNGAAGLLVWRREAGRVRVVLQHRALWSHHGGTWGLPGGALGDGEFAVDGAVREAVEEAGVVPGALRVRADRTLAHPQWSYTTVLAEAVEPFTPRVSDAESLGVAWVDLAEITALPLLPAFGAALPELTAMARRLVLVVDAANVVGSRPDGWWSDRAGATARLRDHLVGLAAAGLPATVLGLPGARWYPEVVLVTEGAARGVPPADGVRVVDAPGGGDDAVVAAVAGLTGDPGTVVAVATADRELADRVRRAGAVAVVGPRLVRH; encoded by the coding sequence GTGGGCCCGGAGGAACACCGGCCGCCCGACGGCCGGGTGCACCGCCGGTCCGGCGACGGGTGGGTGGACTGCTCGTGCGGCGACGAGCACTGGGGCCTCAACGGCGCCGCGGGCCTGCTCGTCTGGCGGCGCGAGGCGGGCCGGGTCCGCGTGGTGCTCCAGCACCGCGCGCTCTGGTCCCACCACGGCGGCACGTGGGGCCTGCCCGGCGGGGCCCTCGGCGACGGCGAGTTCGCCGTCGACGGCGCGGTGCGCGAGGCCGTCGAGGAGGCCGGCGTGGTCCCCGGCGCCCTGCGGGTGCGGGCCGACCGGACCCTGGCGCACCCGCAGTGGTCCTACACGACCGTCCTGGCGGAGGCCGTCGAGCCGTTCACCCCACGGGTCAGCGACGCCGAGAGCCTCGGGGTCGCCTGGGTGGACCTGGCCGAGATCACGGCTCTGCCGCTGCTGCCCGCGTTCGGCGCGGCCCTGCCCGAGCTCACCGCGATGGCGCGCCGCCTGGTCCTGGTCGTCGACGCCGCGAACGTGGTCGGCTCCCGGCCCGACGGCTGGTGGTCCGACCGGGCCGGGGCGACGGCCCGGCTGCGGGACCACCTGGTGGGGCTCGCCGCGGCCGGCCTGCCCGCCACGGTCCTCGGCCTGCCGGGCGCACGGTGGTACCCCGAGGTCGTCCTCGTCACCGAGGGCGCGGCGCGGGGCGTGCCCCCGGCCGACGGGGTGCGGGTCGTCGACGCCCCGGGCGGCGGCGACGACGCCGTGGTCGCCGCGGTGGCGGGCCTGACGGGCGACCCGGGGACCGTCGTCGCCGTGGCGACGGCGGACCGGGAGCTCGCGGACCGCGTGCGCCGGGCGGGCGCCGTCGCCGTCGTCGGGCCGCGCCTCGTGCGGCACTGA
- the dapD gene encoding 2,3,4,5-tetrahydropyridine-2,6-dicarboxylate N-succinyltransferase — MTDRTAWAFGLATVTDPGETLDVWYPEPALGAAPAGATAPADLERLAGTDPDRGVRTEVVRTEIDLDAAPATVADAYLRLHLLSHTLVAPNTINLDGLFGVLPNVVWTSAGPCAVEGFETTRARLRAARGHVTVHGVDKFPRLVDYVMPAGVRIADADRVRLGAHLAPGTTVMHEGFVNFNAGTLGRSMVEGRISQGVVVSDGADIGGGASIMGTLSGGGKQVISIGARSLLGANAGLGISLGADCVVEAGLYLTAGTKVSVMSGAGTRPEHGQLEEPRVVSARELSGRDNLLFRRNSVSGAVEAIPRKGTGIELNAALHA, encoded by the coding sequence ATGACCGACCGCACCGCATGGGCCTTCGGCCTGGCCACCGTCACCGACCCCGGTGAGACCCTCGACGTCTGGTACCCCGAGCCCGCGCTGGGGGCCGCCCCGGCGGGCGCGACCGCGCCGGCCGACCTCGAGCGGCTCGCCGGCACCGACCCCGACCGAGGCGTGCGCACGGAGGTGGTGCGTACCGAGATCGACCTCGACGCCGCCCCCGCCACGGTGGCCGACGCCTACCTGCGCCTGCACCTGCTCTCGCACACGCTCGTCGCCCCGAACACCATCAACCTCGACGGCCTCTTCGGCGTCCTGCCCAACGTGGTGTGGACCTCCGCCGGCCCGTGCGCCGTCGAGGGCTTCGAGACCACCCGGGCCCGCCTGCGGGCGGCCCGCGGGCACGTGACCGTCCACGGTGTCGACAAGTTCCCGCGGCTGGTGGACTACGTCATGCCCGCCGGGGTGCGCATCGCCGACGCCGACCGGGTCCGCCTGGGCGCGCACCTCGCCCCCGGCACGACCGTCATGCACGAGGGCTTCGTCAACTTCAACGCCGGCACCCTCGGCCGCTCGATGGTCGAGGGCCGGATCTCCCAGGGCGTCGTCGTCTCCGACGGCGCCGACATCGGCGGCGGCGCGTCGATCATGGGCACCCTCTCGGGCGGCGGCAAGCAGGTCATCTCGATCGGTGCCCGCTCGCTGCTCGGCGCCAACGCCGGTCTGGGCATCTCCCTCGGGGCGGACTGCGTCGTCGAGGCGGGGCTCTACCTCACCGCCGGCACGAAGGTCTCGGTGATGAGCGGGGCCGGCACCCGCCCCGAGCACGGCCAGCTCGAGGAGCCGCGCGTGGTCTCCGCGCGGGAGCTCTCGGGCCGCGACAACCTCCTC